The following DNA comes from Desulfitibacter sp. BRH_c19.
TTTATTACCTCTAACACTTCCAGTAGTTCAAAAGGTTTAGTAATATAGGCATTATATGCATCCTTTGGGGGGAAATCTTTTGAATTAGAAAATGAGCCTGAAATTATAACTATAGGAATTCTTTTCAATCTCTCATTTGCTTTAATAGTTTCTGCTACAACTCTGCCTTTCATTCCTGGCATTTTGAGATCTAGTAAAATAACATCTGGCAAAAGCTGAGTCTGCAAAAGACTTAGTCCTTTTGTGCCATTTTCTGCTACGACTACCTCATAGCCTTCCTCATTCAAGAAGGTTTTTAGAACAAAAGAAATATTAATCTCATCTTCAATTACCAAGATCTTTGTCACCTTCACACCCCCTTAGAAGTAACATGTTAGCTCCCAAATAGATTATAATATATTTGATTTAAAATAATTGTCGTTTTTAGTCAAAAGAACAACATTTTTTTCTTTTTATGATTCAACTGTGTGCAGATTAGGGAATGAGGTAGAAATAGCACTCCACCTGAAGTCAAGAATCCTGTTTATACTATTTTAGTTCAGAAGCTCCTAATTCTAAGGCTTGGCGGTTTAGTGGAATTAGATTATGACGTCTCTGAGGCAAAACTTTTTTTAAAGATTCAATTACAGAATCTACCGAAACAACATTAGTTGCCTTCAGATAGGCCCCAAGCATTACCATATTGGCTACTTTGGTGTTGCCTAGCCTATCTGCAATTTCTACAGCTGGAATTTCATATCCACTTACATCTTTTCTTGTATATTTTTGACCTGCTACCAGCGTATTTAACAGCAACAACCCACCTGGCACAAGGGTAGGTTCAAATTTTATTAGTGAAGGTAGATTTAACACAATAACTGAGTTTGGTTCACTTACAATGGGAGAACCAATTTCCATATCTGAAATAGTAACAGCACAGTTTGCTGTTCCGCCTCGCATTTCAGGACCATATGAAGGTATCCAGGATACATGCTTTCCCTCCAACATTCCTGCATAAGCAAGTAGCTGCCCCATGGACATAACACCTTGACCGCCGAAACCGGCAATAATTATTTCCTGAAGCATTTAAATCACCTCCGCAGGGGTCTTAAACTCTCCCAATGGATAATAAGGAATCATATTGTCATTTACCCATTTCAATGAATCTACAGGTGTCATTCCCCAATTAGTTGGACATGTTGAAAGTATTTCTACTAATGAAAAGCCTTCTCCTCGCATTTGGGTTTCAAATGCTTTTTTTATGGCCTTCTTTGCTTTGTTTACATGAGCAGGAGTGTGGACAGATACTCTAGAAATATAAGCTGCACCTTCAATAGTGCTTAATAGTTCGGACATTTTTACTGGGTATCCGTAATCTTTGACTTCTCTGCCACTTGGAGCTGTAGTAGCCTTTTGACCGATTAATGTAGTAGGAGCCATTTGCCCACCTGTCATTCCATATGTGGTATTATTTACAAATATAGTAGTCAGTTTTTCACCCCTAATAGCTGCATGCACTATCTCTGACATACCAATTGCAGCCAAATCACCATCACCTTGGTAGGTAAATACCACATTATTTGGATGCACCCTTTTTACACCTGTTCCTACTGCTGGAGCCCTTCCGTGGGCAGCTTGAACCACATCAACATTAAAATAATCATAGGCTGTAACAGAGCATCCAACTGAAGCTATTCCTACAGTCCTATCTATAACATCTAGTTCCTCTATTACCTCAGCTACCAATCGATGGATAACTCCATGGCTGCACCCTGGACAATAATGAAACTTTTTATCAGTTAATGCTTTAGATTTTTTAAACTCATTAGCCATTTATACGAATGCCTCCTTCAAAAAAGTACCTTATTCCCTTTTCAATTTTATCCGGCACTTCACTTGACTGACCAGTAATAC
Coding sequences within:
- a CDS encoding 2-oxoacid:ferredoxin oxidoreductase subunit gamma, producing MLQEIIIAGFGGQGVMSMGQLLAYAGMLEGKHVSWIPSYGPEMRGGTANCAVTISDMEIGSPIVSEPNSVIVLNLPSLIKFEPTLVPGGLLLLNTLVAGQKYTRKDVSGYEIPAVEIADRLGNTKVANMVMLGAYLKATNVVSVDSVIESLKKVLPQRRHNLIPLNRQALELGASELK
- a CDS encoding 2-oxoglutarate oxidoreductase yields the protein MANEFKKSKALTDKKFHYCPGCSHGVIHRLVAEVIEELDVIDRTVGIASVGCSVTAYDYFNVDVVQAAHGRAPAVGTGVKRVHPNNVVFTYQGDGDLAAIGMSEIVHAAIRGEKLTTIFVNNTTYGMTGGQMAPTTLIGQKATTAPSGREVKDYGYPVKMSELLSTIEGAAYISRVSVHTPAHVNKAKKAIKKAFETQMRGEGFSLVEILSTCPTNWGMTPVDSLKWVNDNMIPYYPLGEFKTPAEVI